The Brachyhypopomus gauderio isolate BG-103 chromosome 2, BGAUD_0.2, whole genome shotgun sequence genome contains a region encoding:
- the rps11 gene encoding small ribosomal subunit protein uS17 — protein MADAQNERSYQKQPTIFQNKKRVLVAEGSTKEKLPRYHKNIGLGFKTPREAIEGTYIDKKCPFTGNVSIRGRILSGVVTKMKMQRTVVIRRDYLHYIRKYNRFEKRHKNMSVHISPCFRDVTVGDIVTVGECRPLSKTVRFNVLKVTKAAGAKKQFQKF, from the exons ATGGCGGACGCTCAG AATGAAAGGTCCTACCAGAAACAGCCCACCATCTTCCAGAACAAAAAGCGCGTTTTAGTTGCTGAAGGGAGCACCAAGGAGAAGCTCCCACGCTACCACAAGAACATCGGCCTTGGCTTCAAAACCCCTCGAGAG GCAATTGAAGGCACATACATTGACAAAAAATGCCCATTTACTGGAAATGTGTCTATCAGAGGCCGTATTCTCTCTG GTGTGGTGACCAAGATGAAGATGCAGAGGACCGTCGTGATCAGACGTGACTACCTGCATTACATCCGCAAGTACAACCGTTTTGAGAAGAGGCACAAGAACATGTCTGTTCACATCTCTCCCTGCTTCAG GGACGTGACTGTGGGTGACATTGTCACAGTCGGAGAGTGCAGACCCCTCAGCAAGACGGTGAGGTTCAACGTTTTGAAGGTCACAAAAGCGGCCGGAGCCAAGAAACAGTTCCAGAAGTTCTAG
- the LOC143504279 gene encoding uncharacterized protein LOC143504279, whose product MAATNRKKAEVRKTGGSHNHRLLPRQRSWHFNRTVEGPSLLESLERAHLSHQPPRTHLLMMMMKQSLLPQNVRILGGLWRYSESDEEPSTFKAQLGAMAVLD is encoded by the exons ATGGCAGCAA CTAATAGGAAAAAGGCTGAGGTAAGAAAAACAGGAGGGAGCCACAATCATCGCCTTTTACCCAGGCAGAGGAGCTGGCACTTTAACAGAACAGTGGAAGGCCCATCACTCCTGGAATCACTGGAGAGAGCTCATCTGAGCCATCAACCACCCAGGACACACCTCCTTAT gatgatgATGAAACAATCTCTGCTGCCTCAGAATGTGAGGATCCTGGGAGGCCTATGGAGGTACAGT GAATCTGATGAGGAACCATCCACCTTCAAAGCTCAGCTTGGAGCA ATGGCTGTTCTAGATTAA